A genomic segment from Gracilimonas sediminicola encodes:
- a CDS encoding acetyl-CoA hydrolase/transferase family protein has product MIEYQIADEAVKAINSGDRVFVHGVSATPVPLVKAMTNRHSELKDVEVIHLHTEGPAPYSDPEYKDSFFVNALFVGANVRKAVNEGRGDYVPVFLSEVPNLFRNNILPLDVALVHVSPPDSHGYCSLGVSVDAAVAAVQSARYVIAQVNPNMPRTHGDGLIHVNEIDALVQTNDPLPEQVAPEPNEAELKIGKYCAELIDDGATMQMGIGAIPNAVLKSLTNHKDLGVHTEMFSDGVIELVEKGIINGRKKKIHPGKIVSGFVMGSKKTYDFIDDNPAVAMLDIAYINDTAVIRRNPKVTAINSAVEVDLTGQVCADSIGTYHYSGVGGQMDFIRGASLSPGGKPIIALPSTTNKGISRIVPFLKQGAGVVTTRAHVHYVVTEYGVANLYGKNLCQRAKALTGIAHPDHREELEKAIHERFNKK; this is encoded by the coding sequence ATGATCGAATATCAGATAGCAGACGAAGCAGTAAAGGCTATTAATTCAGGAGACCGTGTATTTGTACATGGGGTATCAGCCACGCCGGTACCTTTAGTAAAAGCAATGACCAACCGCCACAGCGAGCTCAAAGATGTGGAAGTAATTCATTTACACACCGAAGGTCCGGCCCCGTACTCTGATCCCGAATACAAAGACAGCTTTTTTGTAAATGCACTTTTCGTTGGGGCCAATGTAAGGAAGGCTGTTAATGAAGGGCGCGGGGATTACGTTCCGGTATTTCTGAGTGAGGTTCCAAACCTGTTCCGAAATAACATATTACCACTGGATGTAGCTTTGGTTCACGTTTCCCCACCGGATAGCCATGGTTATTGTTCGCTTGGGGTTTCGGTGGATGCAGCGGTGGCTGCGGTTCAGTCGGCTCGGTATGTAATAGCACAGGTGAATCCCAATATGCCACGAACGCATGGTGATGGCCTGATACACGTAAACGAAATTGATGCTTTGGTACAAACCAACGATCCACTACCCGAACAAGTGGCACCGGAACCCAACGAGGCTGAACTCAAAATCGGGAAGTATTGTGCAGAACTGATTGACGATGGCGCAACGATGCAAATGGGGATTGGAGCCATCCCTAATGCGGTATTAAAAAGCCTGACGAATCATAAGGACCTCGGCGTACACACAGAAATGTTTTCGGACGGAGTGATAGAGCTGGTTGAAAAAGGAATCATTAACGGTAGAAAGAAGAAAATTCACCCCGGTAAAATTGTAAGCGGCTTTGTGATGGGATCCAAAAAAACCTACGATTTTATAGATGATAATCCGGCCGTGGCCATGCTCGATATCGCCTATATCAATGATACCGCTGTGATTCGCCGAAATCCAAAAGTGACGGCCATCAACAGCGCGGTAGAGGTGGACTTAACGGGACAGGTATGTGCAGATTCTATCGGAACCTATCATTACTCAGGGGTTGGCGGACAAATGGATTTCATACGGGGAGCTTCACTTTCGCCGGGAGGTAAGCCCATCATTGCGCTGCCATCAACAACGAATAAAGGAATCAGCCGAATTGTTCCTTTTTTAAAGCAGGGAGCCGGAGTAGTAACAACCCGGGCACACGTTCACTACGTGGTAACAGAATATGGAGTGGCCAATTTGTATGGAAAGAATCTATGCCAGCGTGCAAAAGCTTTGACCGGAATTGCGCATCCCGATCACCGTGAAGAACTGGAGAAAGCGATCCACGAACGGTTCAATAAAAAATAG
- a CDS encoding RrF2 family transcriptional regulator, producing MRLISQGAQYAISAIIAISKSSDDEGVVSASHLSKSLNCPTAYLSQILAKLKEPGILNSRRGLNGGVYLARPVDQITLMDVIAAIDGVEFFNKCFMGIEGCGHVEPCPFHAFWSKERKKIEQWLKDTTFDEVDKQMSQNWFDLRLQFSNGVPSLK from the coding sequence ATGCGGTTAATATCACAGGGGGCTCAATATGCCATCTCGGCCATCATAGCGATATCTAAAAGTTCGGATGATGAGGGTGTGGTGTCGGCTTCCCATTTATCAAAATCTCTGAACTGCCCAACGGCCTATCTTTCTCAGATACTGGCCAAGCTCAAAGAACCTGGCATCCTTAACTCCCGAAGAGGACTAAACGGTGGGGTGTATTTAGCCAGGCCGGTGGATCAAATAACACTTATGGATGTAATCGCTGCCATCGATGGAGTCGAGTTTTTTAATAAATGCTTTATGGGAATTGAGGGGTGCGGCCATGTCGAACCCTGCCCTTTTCATGCATTCTGGTCGAAGGAACGAAAGAAAATAGAACAGTGGCTTAAAGACACCACCTTCGATGAGGTTGATAAGCAGATGTCACAGAATTGGTTTGACTTGCGTTTGCAATTTTCTAACGGAGTTCCTTCTTTGAAATAA